The Flavobacterium sp. HJ-32-4 genome contains a region encoding:
- a CDS encoding DUF4349 domain-containing protein, with product MKTHVTPLLALAGLLFLSVSCKREADSMEASSDLAAADTTGIAPELPPHQFIRTADIRFRVKDVANATEKIESTVRRFGGFVTHTHLRSDVAEKKTASISLDSVVETTRYTVENTLTLRVPNTALDTVLTAIGRQAVFLDSREIDAQDASLDLIAQRLTQRRNENAGKRIEKAIDQKPAKLKDAVAAESDNSARQQTADEAYISELSLRDRVAFSTVTLAIYQKESLKTEVLPNFENTASLRPPFGIRLLESLRSGWFLLEGFVFFVLTAWPVWVLVALIALLTRKRLVRKLN from the coding sequence ATGAAAACCCATGTAACACCCCTTCTTGCCCTCGCCGGACTACTCTTTCTGTCCGTTTCCTGCAAAAGAGAAGCCGACTCGATGGAGGCTTCGAGCGACCTCGCCGCCGCCGACACCACTGGCATCGCGCCTGAACTGCCCCCACATCAGTTTATCCGAACTGCCGACATTCGCTTCCGCGTAAAAGATGTCGCGAACGCGACCGAGAAAATCGAAAGTACGGTGCGCCGTTTTGGTGGCTTTGTCACCCACACCCACCTGCGTAGCGATGTCGCCGAAAAGAAAACCGCTTCCATTAGTCTCGACAGCGTCGTGGAAACCACCCGCTACACCGTCGAGAATACGTTGACGTTACGCGTTCCGAATACCGCACTCGACACCGTCCTGACAGCAATCGGACGGCAGGCCGTATTCCTCGATAGCCGCGAGATTGATGCACAGGACGCTTCACTCGACCTGATTGCACAGCGCCTTACCCAACGCCGCAACGAGAACGCCGGAAAACGAATTGAGAAAGCCATTGACCAGAAACCGGCTAAACTCAAAGACGCCGTAGCGGCCGAATCCGACAACAGCGCGCGCCAGCAAACCGCCGACGAGGCGTATATTTCGGAACTGTCACTCCGCGACCGGGTCGCATTCAGCACCGTAACATTGGCGATATACCAAAAAGAATCATTGAAAACAGAGGTGTTACCCAACTTCGAGAATACTGCATCGCTTCGACCGCCCTTTGGCATACGTCTGTTGGAAAGTCTGCGCAGTGGCTGGTTCCTATTAGAGGGGTTTGTCTTTTTCGTGCTGACCGCCTGGCCCGTATGGGTGTTGGTCGCCTTAATCGCCCTGCTCACGCGAAAACGGCTCGTTCGCAAATTGAACTAA
- a CDS encoding DUF4258 domain-containing protein, with product MKFYQRLAYYLAGFLIGCVLLVTIFNKRGQDFNYLPNARTLDNIRSKDRVYSAEAQKALSEGWLDTAGVTAILRYGTVDFDKSKVEIDSGKLYVIEGKNIKGQRVILDVLNCDSTAVIRSIHR from the coding sequence ATGAAATTCTACCAACGTCTCGCCTACTATCTCGCCGGCTTCCTGATCGGATGCGTGTTATTGGTTACCATTTTCAACAAACGTGGACAGGATTTCAACTACCTGCCCAACGCCCGTACGCTCGATAACATTCGGAGCAAAGACCGCGTGTATTCTGCCGAGGCGCAAAAAGCACTGTCAGAAGGCTGGCTCGACACGGCTGGTGTCACTGCCATACTCCGCTACGGAACAGTCGACTTCGATAAAAGCAAAGTCGAAATCGACAGTGGGAAACTGTATGTGATTGAAGGCAAGAATATCAAAGGCCAACGCGTCATCCTCGACGTCCTTAACTGTGATTCGACGGCTGTGATCCGTTCTATTCACCGATAG